A stretch of DNA from Arachis hypogaea cultivar Tifrunner chromosome 19, arahy.Tifrunner.gnm2.J5K5, whole genome shotgun sequence:
GTATTCAATCAGGCATTGCACACACAACACACTGGACAAATCACTTGCAAGATCCATGGCTCCGCCGGTACGACAACTCCCGGAACGGATGACACGGGCTCTTCTGGGTCTGCCGGGTTTATCTCCGACCACGGGCCCGCGAACACCTGCGTGAAGACCTCTCTGCACCTTTCGACTGCACCGGACTCACGGACCACACCGAAAATTCGAATCCACGGTGGATCTCATCCTTGTCCTTGTCATCAAGCGACAGTAGCAGCATCACAGAGAGGAAGCAGGCCTCTACATCACCCAACTCTGCTGCCTCGGTCAGGGTCTGTATACCACCTCTGCGATGGCCAAGGAAGAATAAATCAGCCATCCCGATCCAGAGCAGAGTGGCCAGATTCTGCGCTGTGGCGCATTGACGCAGAAATCTCATTGCAGGCCGCCCATAGTAGTCCAGGAAGCAAGCAGTCGGCAACACTGACACCAAGGCATGCCTGTACATGGCGTCAGAATTGCATACAGCTGCAAATAACCTGCAACTCGCTTGCATGTTGAACAGATCCCCAATCGAATTCGCTGCAACCATCGTGGTAATACTGGACCATATTGTGGCATTTTGCTTTTTAATATACGTTTCCCACGATGTTTTCTTCATTTATCGATGTTTCGAGATAAAACCAGGCATTAATACATGGACAGACACTTTTGTTAGctgttatatattattatatgataattTGTACTTATCGCGAtagtataattatattaattaaaaaagcaTATATCCTATTCAATTGGGAACacatattacaattccttccatAACCTTGCTATACACCAAGTTTACCAATTTTGTATAAATTCACTGTCACGGTCTTAGTACCCAGCCCCAGAAAAAAACCTTTCGAAGGTTTAAAAGGTTGATTGACTAAACAGTCTTCTGTCCATTCAAACGTCACTTCAATAGTGCAAAGTTCAGATCATATCCCACTCAAGAAGAAAGCATTATTTGGACTAAGTTATAGGCTTATAGCCAAGATACGCATTAATTGCGTCGTCTGTGCCATCcacataattattataaattaattgatCAAACTGAcagttttttaataaaataaaataaaataaaatacactaTCAGTACACATAGCAATTAGCAAGGGGTTAATGAAGGATCATAACAAACCGGCATTTGCTAGCCACTGTATTGGAGGATTACATAAAGATAAACCCACAACAGTACAGTCGGGGGAGGATTGGCAAGAGTGGTAAACAGTCACGGTCGTTCAAATGCGTGCAAACATTTCTTTTAAGAGCACAGTAGTATCTTTGCAAATGCCCCTCAAGAAATTGGTATAGCTCTCGAGCTGCCCAGAAATACAATAAACCTCCATCATTTGAACACCCCTTTGCACGTCTTCCTCGTCTTTGTGATCAAACATTAGCAACATGGAACACAGGTAACCTGCTTCGACGCAGCCCTCCGTTGAGGCCCTAGCAAGCAGTTCCATCCCTTTGTCACGGCGGCCAAACCAGAGATACTCCGTGAACCCATGTCGGAGTATAGCATCCACATTTCCTACTTCCACGCAGCGATCAAGGAATCTCCTTTCAGGCCCGTCGAGGTGAAGTAAAAAACGCGCTAACGGTTTATACGACATCGTCGCATGCTTGTATACAGGGTCTGAACTCGCCACACCCAGGAACACCTTACACGTCGCCTTCATGTTGAATAGATCCTCAATCGAATTCGATGCAATCATCGTGGCAATACTCGACCATATTTCGCGAGGAAGAAGATTCAGCGGGCATTCGTGCTGAACGGATACGTCCACTTTATTTCTGTCCTTCTGGGAACTTCCAGCCATTTGCAAGGACTTCGTGGAGGGATTATTGGAGATTATAAAGAGGATAAACGAATTTGTAACTGACCTTCTGGAATTTTGCTTTTTAACATACTGCCATTGGGGGGGAGGGGGTAGGGGGGTTGTGGTTCAGTACCGCATACATTTTCCTAGATGTTTTCTTTGTTTACCGATGCGTCCaggtaatataataattatattgattaAAAAAGCATTTATCGTATTTAACTGGGAACCCAAATTACAATTCCCTACATAACCTTACTATACACCAACACTCtttccatattaaaattaaaaagttcacTCGAttgtgttataaaataactaaataaataaataaagaagaggaTTCACTTTTTCAAACTATATTAAATTCAGTCATCCTTGAAAAACTGTATCTTTTggaaaatgggcatccacataaGATGTGATAAGGTATTCTTATCACAACAGATTGCAATTTATAATGGGAATTGATTCttgatcaaaattaattttaaaaatataataaattcatTAAATTAATAGTGGTGAATAAGACAAAtgttattacttttttatttgatGGTGCAAGTACACCCATATTCTTGTACCTAGAGTGCCTGCACCCCTACTCCTGAATATAGGGTCTGTGTGCAAGTAAACCTCGACTGCTGTTGCACCATTCTAGTTGCTTTATTTGTTTACTCTTCCATTTCTTAGCCTCCAAGTGAGAAAAAAACCCATAAACTGTATTCCACCATCAAGCCTAACCCCCTCTCCCTCTGCAAGGTCTACCAGATCTCCTCTAACAGTCGGATGGCAATGCGAACAGAAGGTGGGAGGTACGTCGTCTTTAGAGGGAGGATACCCGGAATATACCCCAACTGCGAGACGGCATCGGCTCAGGTGGATGACTTTTCACGAAACCTGCTTCTTCGTTACCGGACTTACCAAGAGGCCATGAACGCCTGGAACGACTACTTCCAGGTGACTGCATCGCCTGTTCTGAGGCTGGGCAGCGAGCTCCTACCGGAGTCGGAGTTCAATCGATTCGTTCAAGGTGGACGGCACGATACGACGGCGACGACGACTTCGCCTGTTCTGGGGCTGGGTAGCGAGCTCCCGCC
This window harbors:
- the LOC140182215 gene encoding uncharacterized protein, with amino-acid sequence MVAANSIGDLFNMQASCRLFAAVCNSDAMYRHALVSVLPTACFLDYYGRPAMRFLRQCATAQNLATLLWIGMADLFFLGHRRGGIQTLTEAAELGDVEACFLSVMLLLSLDDKDKDEIHRGFEFSVWSVSPVQSKGAERSSRRCSRARGRR
- the LOC112778174 gene encoding putative F-box protein At1g67623, translating into MAGSSQKDRNKVDVSVQHECPLNLLPREIWSSIATMIASNSIEDLFNMKATCKVFLGVASSDPVYKHATMSYKPLARFLLHLDGPERRFLDRCVEVGNVDAILRHGFTEYLWFGRRDKGMELLARASTEGCVEAGYLCSMLLMFDHKDEEDVQRGVQMMEVYCISGQLESYTNFLRGICKDTTVLLKEMFARI